From a single Collibacillus ludicampi genomic region:
- the ruvB gene encoding Holliday junction branch migration DNA helicase RuvB, translated as MHDRIISAQFLGEDGGLETLRPRYLDEYIGQQQVKENLRVFIEAAKMRNEALDHVLLYGPPGLGKTTLSNIIANELGVNIRTTSGPAIERAGDLAAILTNLQEGDVLFIDEIHRLNRTVEEVLYPAMEDFALDIVIGKGPGARSVRLDLPPFTLIGATTRAGLLSAPLRDRFGVMSHLDYYSVEDLVKIVLRAADILSVRILPEGAEEIARRSRGTPRIANRLLKRVRDFAQVKGDGVISREVADQALQLIQVDPLGLDQVDHRLLLTIIEKFQGGPVGLDTIAATIGEEPDTIEDVYEPYLLQIGFLQRTPRGRIVTPRGYIHLGMTPPEK; from the coding sequence GTGCACGATCGAATCATTTCAGCGCAATTTTTAGGGGAGGACGGAGGTTTGGAGACCTTACGCCCCCGTTATTTGGATGAATATATAGGACAGCAGCAGGTAAAAGAGAACCTGCGGGTGTTTATAGAAGCAGCGAAGATGCGAAATGAGGCGCTCGACCACGTTCTTTTATACGGTCCTCCGGGACTTGGTAAAACGACATTGTCAAACATCATCGCCAATGAGCTCGGAGTCAACATTCGCACAACTTCCGGCCCGGCGATCGAAAGAGCGGGCGATCTTGCCGCGATTTTGACGAATTTGCAAGAAGGAGATGTCCTTTTTATCGATGAGATCCACCGCTTGAACCGAACGGTTGAAGAAGTCTTGTATCCTGCGATGGAAGATTTTGCGTTGGATATTGTAATCGGCAAGGGCCCCGGTGCCCGCTCTGTACGTTTAGACTTGCCTCCATTCACACTGATTGGTGCAACTACACGTGCCGGGCTCTTATCGGCGCCGTTGCGCGATCGTTTCGGTGTGATGAGCCATCTCGACTATTACTCGGTTGAAGATCTGGTGAAAATCGTGTTGCGTGCGGCGGATATCCTTTCTGTCCGCATCTTGCCGGAGGGAGCGGAAGAGATCGCTAGAAGGTCAAGGGGGACTCCGCGTATTGCAAACCGTCTTTTGAAGCGAGTGCGTGACTTTGCTCAGGTCAAGGGGGATGGGGTGATTTCGCGCGAAGTTGCCGATCAGGCTTTACAATTGATTCAGGTGGATCCGTTGGGGCTTGATCAAGTCGATCATCGCTTACTGCTTACGATCATCGAAAAATTTCAGGGAGGACCCGTAGGTCTGGATACGATTGCGGCGACGATCGGTGAAGAACCGGATACGATTGAGGATGTGTACGAACCTTACCTTTTGCAAATCGGTTTTTTGCAAAGAACGCCGCGAGGTCGTATCGTTACACCCAGAGGGTACATACATCTTGGAATGACGCCGCCTGAGAAATAA
- a CDS encoding anti-sigma-I factor RsgI family protein: protein MERKGIIMKIAGQQVIVLTSDRQFITLPYEAHMRVGKEVIIPIVTQTEKRSFFRSPIKIIGVFVASVLMVLEFWQGIPKHQGNHAYAYITIDVNPSVELAIDRQELVLFANPLNDDAKKLLENTQLTGKQVDQAVAVLADESVRQGYLKAQSEVLISASRVQGEDERTIDLTQLEDKLMNAFHHAVSQNIPVDVEGVIVSDELRHEAMSQGLSAGKYYLYETARSLGVPVTIDELRHESITEVANRYGLDLSRILHQLRDVNHTSRVTNHEEHVLDDTVSESGNLKGNKSKQILDDGQPASSAQPSSQLPFIGKIEREERQVQGREESKKSLDMDPPHSFQVHPPFHRNRENDEDKVKKHDEEKKNDKGDEGDREKRHDKKH from the coding sequence ATGGAGCGCAAGGGGATCATCATGAAAATAGCCGGTCAACAGGTGATCGTTCTGACATCCGATCGACAATTTATAACACTACCTTACGAAGCTCATATGAGAGTCGGAAAAGAAGTGATCATCCCCATTGTCACACAAACGGAGAAACGCAGTTTTTTTCGATCCCCTATAAAAATAATTGGGGTGTTCGTTGCCTCTGTTCTTATGGTGCTGGAATTTTGGCAAGGAATACCCAAGCATCAAGGAAATCACGCGTATGCGTATATTACGATCGACGTGAATCCTAGTGTAGAATTGGCGATTGACCGGCAGGAGCTTGTTCTCTTCGCCAATCCGCTGAACGATGATGCGAAAAAGTTGCTGGAAAATACGCAGTTGACCGGTAAACAAGTCGATCAAGCGGTTGCTGTGCTCGCCGACGAGTCAGTCCGACAAGGATATTTAAAAGCTCAAAGCGAGGTACTTATTTCAGCGTCTCGCGTACAGGGAGAAGATGAGCGCACAATTGATTTGACGCAACTGGAAGATAAGCTCATGAACGCCTTTCACCATGCAGTTTCGCAGAATATCCCCGTCGATGTGGAAGGCGTGATCGTATCGGATGAGTTGCGACATGAAGCGATGAGCCAAGGGTTGTCGGCGGGTAAATACTATTTATATGAAACCGCACGTTCGCTTGGTGTTCCTGTGACGATTGATGAGTTAAGACATGAATCCATCACGGAAGTGGCGAATCGGTACGGATTGGATTTGTCACGGATTTTGCACCAACTGCGGGATGTTAACCATACATCCCGCGTAACGAATCATGAAGAACATGTCCTCGATGATACAGTTAGCGAATCCGGTAATCTTAAAGGTAATAAGTCGAAACAAATTCTCGACGACGGGCAGCCAGCTTCGTCCGCTCAGCCTTCATCCCAACTGCCCTTTATTGGAAAAATAGAACGGGAAGAACGGCAAGTTCAAGGCCGGGAGGAGAGCAAAAAATCTCTCGATATGGATCCTCCCCATTCATTTCAGGTGCATCCCCCTTTCCATCGGAATCGTGAAAACGACGAGGATAAGGTAAAGAAACACGATGAAGAGAAGAAGAATGATAAAGGAGATGAAGGGGATCGGGAGAAGAGGCATGACAAGAAACATTAA
- a CDS encoding NAD+ synthase has protein sequence MKNRLEIHPELVTEMLTRFIKEETEKVGIQKVVFGLSGGIDSALVAFLAVRSLGPERVHAVMMPYKTSSPSSLADAQACVDALGIESSVIDITPQIDAYFERFSDASPLRRGNKMARERMSILYDFSAQLNALVLGTSNKTELLLGYGTQHGDLASGINPIGDLYKTQVRQLARYLGVPKQIIEKPPSADLWENQTDEKELGFTYEDVDRLLILLVDRRYTKEELRNEGFSEEFIDTVIRRITRNQYKRRIPLIAKVSNRTIGIDFRYPRDWGV, from the coding sequence GTGAAGAATAGACTCGAAATTCATCCCGAGTTAGTCACGGAGATGTTAACGCGTTTCATCAAAGAAGAAACGGAGAAAGTCGGGATTCAAAAAGTCGTCTTTGGCCTCTCCGGTGGGATCGATTCCGCATTGGTGGCTTTTTTGGCAGTTCGTTCCTTAGGGCCGGAGCGAGTACATGCCGTTATGATGCCTTATAAGACGTCGTCCCCGTCGAGTCTTGCGGATGCACAAGCTTGCGTGGATGCTTTAGGTATCGAATCTTCCGTGATTGACATCACTCCACAGATCGATGCATATTTCGAGAGATTTTCCGATGCTTCACCTTTGCGCAGAGGAAATAAGATGGCAAGGGAACGCATGAGCATACTCTATGATTTCTCCGCCCAGTTGAATGCGTTGGTTCTCGGGACTTCCAATAAGACTGAACTTCTGCTCGGTTATGGAACACAACACGGAGATCTGGCTAGTGGAATCAACCCGATCGGTGATCTGTATAAAACACAAGTGCGGCAGTTAGCCCGTTATCTAGGAGTACCTAAACAGATTATTGAGAAGCCTCCTTCCGCCGATCTTTGGGAAAATCAGACGGATGAGAAGGAATTAGGTTTTACATACGAAGACGTGGACAGGCTTCTGATTCTCTTGGTGGACAGGCGATATACGAAGGAAGAACTGCGAAACGAAGGTTTCAGCGAAGAATTCATCGACACTGTCATCCGTCGAATCACCCGAAACCAATACAAAAGACGCATTCCTCTGATCGCCAAGGTTTCCAACCGCACGATCGGGATCGATTTTCGCTATCCGCGTGATTGGGGTGTGTGA
- a CDS encoding phosphotransferase, whose product MELNEFLNKILEHEYHITVSGTVRMRSVVGILSEQGAFVLKKIEGYPSMNRITQLAEVLEKLQEKDVPVAPLLRTRKGKAFVRIGDLFWIVQPWIKGHHCDFSNKEERLASVRSIARMHQTPVALPAPSQNYLWTPPLDEKYGARLERCKRILHAERLPIKISSLWIKEAESAIVRLQGNDYKQALKKDRERGTVCHRDLAPHNLIYKDRTAYLIDFDIAGIDVRAHDLYQVINHALFLNGWCERTVADILRTYQKVAPLCEANHKLLRTLFTYPALLLREVYEYRKEKERDSDKWRTRLEWTLAIEEQRREWIHKGGF is encoded by the coding sequence GTGGAGTTGAACGAATTTCTCAATAAGATATTGGAACATGAATATCACATCACCGTCTCAGGAACAGTACGCATGCGCAGTGTCGTCGGGATTCTTAGCGAGCAAGGCGCGTTTGTCCTAAAGAAAATAGAAGGATATCCTTCCATGAACAGAATCACTCAGTTAGCGGAAGTACTGGAGAAACTGCAGGAGAAAGATGTTCCTGTTGCTCCTCTTTTACGTACGCGCAAAGGGAAAGCGTTTGTCCGAATCGGAGATCTGTTTTGGATCGTGCAACCGTGGATCAAAGGACATCACTGTGATTTTAGTAACAAGGAAGAACGTTTAGCTTCCGTTCGATCCATTGCAAGAATGCATCAAACCCCTGTCGCTTTACCTGCTCCATCGCAAAATTATCTATGGACCCCACCACTCGATGAAAAATATGGTGCACGATTAGAACGATGCAAGCGGATCTTGCATGCAGAACGTTTGCCGATCAAGATTTCCTCACTGTGGATCAAAGAAGCGGAAAGCGCGATCGTTCGTTTGCAGGGAAATGATTATAAGCAGGCGCTCAAAAAAGATCGCGAGAGAGGAACGGTTTGTCACCGCGATCTGGCCCCTCATAATCTCATCTATAAGGATCGAACTGCTTATTTGATTGACTTTGATATCGCCGGAATTGATGTGCGTGCGCACGACCTTTACCAGGTGATCAACCATGCTCTTTTCCTGAATGGATGGTGTGAACGTACCGTAGCTGACATCTTGCGTACATACCAGAAAGTCGCACCATTATGTGAAGCCAACCACAAGTTGTTACGGACTCTCTTCACGTATCCTGCCTTATTGCTAAGGGAGGTGTATGAATACAGAAAAGAGAAGGAACGGGATTCGGATAAGTGGCGTACTCGTCTCGAGTGGACATTAGCGATTGAGGAGCAACGCCGTGAATGGATCCACAAAGGAGGATTTTAA
- a CDS encoding nitrilase-related carbon-nitrogen hydrolase — translation MKSIKAVIGQIYPTLGNVERNVSMHLEKIGEAVREQADLIVFPELGLTGYQLRDMAFEIAMTLSDEPVRRLVEASKEIDIVFSFVEESREHIFYITAVYASQGKILHVHRKVYLPTYGMFEEMRHFGRGDRFRAFETRFGRTGLLICEDAWHPSAPFLLSQDGAEMLIVIASGPARGASAEPMIGSERSWYSMLGTYAQFFTSFILFANRVGFEDGVTFFGRSALFDPFGRVQAQAKALEPDMLTVHIENKRIRRARYMMPLLRDENLDVTIRELSRIRESRLSADWLDMTNRWDSSEE, via the coding sequence ATGAAGAGTATCAAAGCGGTGATCGGGCAGATTTATCCGACCCTTGGAAATGTAGAGAGAAACGTATCCATGCATCTGGAGAAAATAGGAGAAGCGGTTCGGGAACAGGCTGATTTAATTGTGTTTCCCGAACTTGGGCTAACAGGTTACCAATTGCGTGATATGGCGTTCGAAATCGCCATGACATTATCAGACGAGCCGGTCCGGCGCTTGGTTGAAGCGAGCAAAGAGATTGATATCGTCTTTTCATTCGTTGAAGAGAGCCGTGAACATATTTTCTATATTACGGCCGTCTATGCTTCTCAAGGCAAGATTCTTCATGTTCACCGGAAGGTATATCTCCCCACATACGGAATGTTTGAAGAGATGAGGCACTTTGGCCGAGGAGACCGTTTTCGCGCTTTCGAAACACGCTTCGGTCGAACGGGCCTCTTGATTTGCGAAGATGCATGGCATCCTTCCGCGCCTTTTCTTTTGTCACAAGACGGAGCCGAGATGCTCATCGTTATCGCTTCCGGACCAGCCCGTGGGGCATCCGCTGAACCGATGATCGGCTCAGAACGTTCATGGTACAGTATGCTTGGCACATATGCCCAGTTCTTCACCTCGTTCATTCTGTTTGCGAACCGCGTGGGGTTCGAGGATGGGGTGACGTTCTTTGGACGTTCTGCATTATTTGATCCTTTTGGCCGCGTTCAAGCACAGGCGAAGGCACTTGAGCCTGATATGTTAACTGTGCATATCGAGAACAAAAGGATTCGTCGCGCCCGTTATATGATGCCGCTTCTGCGAGACGAAAATCTCGATGTAACCATCCGCGAATTGTCGCGTATACGTGAGAGCAGGTTGAGTGCCGATTGGCTGGATATGACGAATAGGTGGGATTCAAGTGAAGAATAG
- the queA gene encoding tRNA preQ1(34) S-adenosylmethionine ribosyltransferase-isomerase QueA: MHINDFDFDLPKELIAQHPLPERTASRLMTLNKKTGEIGHHVFRDFISFVNEGDCLILNDTRVIPARLYGIKRGTGAKVEFLLLKETDRDTWECLVRPGKRLQPGAVVDFGDGMLTAEVLDKTDDGGRKVRFSYEGVFYEILDRLGTMPLPPYISEQLNDQERYQTVFARERGSAAAPTAGLHFTEEYLQEIERKGIRIGYLTLHVGLGTFRPVSSETIEEHQMHAEYYRLPGETASLIQKTKEEGGRVIAVGTTVCRTLETVGMNGEMRESSGWTDIFIYPGYKFRVVDALLTNFHLPKSTLIMLVSALAGREAVLHAYREAVKDRYRFFSFGDAMFIY; encoded by the coding sequence ATGCATATAAACGATTTTGATTTTGACCTGCCTAAAGAATTGATCGCACAACATCCGCTCCCGGAGCGAACCGCTTCTCGCCTGATGACATTGAATAAAAAAACGGGTGAGATCGGTCATCACGTATTTCGCGATTTCATCTCTTTTGTCAACGAGGGTGATTGTTTGATTCTTAATGACACGCGTGTCATTCCCGCACGGTTATATGGGATCAAACGAGGAACGGGAGCGAAAGTTGAGTTTTTATTATTGAAAGAGACGGATCGAGATACTTGGGAATGTCTCGTGAGGCCGGGCAAGCGATTGCAACCGGGCGCTGTCGTCGATTTCGGCGACGGGATGTTAACCGCTGAAGTATTGGATAAAACGGATGATGGCGGACGGAAGGTCCGCTTTTCCTATGAGGGAGTTTTTTACGAGATACTCGATCGGTTAGGAACCATGCCCTTGCCTCCTTATATTAGCGAGCAGTTGAACGATCAGGAACGTTATCAGACGGTTTTTGCACGAGAGCGCGGGTCTGCTGCTGCTCCCACCGCTGGGCTTCATTTTACAGAAGAGTACTTGCAAGAAATCGAGCGAAAGGGTATCCGCATTGGGTATTTGACATTGCATGTCGGGCTCGGTACATTCCGACCCGTTTCCAGCGAGACGATTGAGGAACATCAGATGCATGCCGAATATTATCGTCTGCCGGGCGAGACCGCTTCACTCATTCAGAAAACGAAAGAAGAAGGCGGGCGAGTGATAGCGGTGGGCACCACGGTATGTCGTACATTGGAGACGGTGGGAATGAATGGGGAGATGAGGGAATCGAGCGGTTGGACCGATATTTTTATTTATCCTGGCTACAAGTTCCGTGTAGTAGATGCACTATTGACGAATTTCCATCTGCCCAAGTCTACGCTGATCATGCTCGTATCGGCACTTGCCGGGCGTGAGGCGGTTCTTCACGCATACAGGGAAGCAGTAAAAGATAGATATCGCTTTTTTAGTTTCGGAGATGCGATGTTTATATATTGA
- the ruvC gene encoding crossover junction endodeoxyribonuclease RuvC produces the protein MRILGIDPGYGRTGYGVIDVYGNRLQAAEYGLIETDAALPMERRLQQIYDALRDIIARTSPERLALEQLFFNRNVTTAIAVGQARGVILLAGVQAGLSCAEYTPMQVKQSIVGYGKAEKQQIQEMVKIFLNLAQVPKPDDVADALAIAITDAHMFSFQTSLEMRAKKRGTTS, from the coding sequence ATGCGTATTTTAGGAATTGATCCGGGTTACGGGCGAACGGGATATGGTGTAATTGATGTCTATGGGAATCGTTTGCAAGCGGCTGAATATGGATTGATTGAGACAGACGCCGCGCTACCGATGGAAAGACGCTTACAACAAATCTATGATGCTTTGCGGGATATCATTGCGAGAACAAGTCCGGAACGATTGGCTCTAGAGCAACTTTTTTTTAATCGCAATGTGACGACTGCCATCGCCGTAGGACAGGCGAGAGGCGTGATTTTGCTGGCAGGGGTACAGGCCGGACTTTCATGTGCCGAGTATACCCCGATGCAAGTGAAACAGTCGATTGTCGGTTATGGAAAAGCAGAGAAGCAACAGATACAGGAAATGGTAAAGATTTTTCTTAACCTTGCCCAGGTACCGAAACCTGATGACGTGGCGGATGCATTGGCGATCGCGATCACCGATGCGCATATGTTTTCGTTTCAGACGAGTTTGGAAATGCGTGCTAAAAAAAGAGGGACAACCTCTTAA
- a CDS encoding helix-turn-helix domain-containing protein translates to MSLGAYVKALRRQKHWTQSELAKDITTKSMVSQLELGKARPSMRVIIQLLARLEADMVTAVEQDATTIDEWKQWATALLEEHQHDEAMRVIERLLQKDITHEERIEWLLKFSLAALRQRKGDLVIRVLSPLEGELEEKRFSDPILTLYHYLGYAYIYQGDTMMSYHYFDRCEQGLQTVGNHSDPLIQLRTCINLGYVLMQLQRYEEAKQRFLRADLAWNQQIPIKWKGFLYHHLAICARRLGEQEEAKKYLDEASRWYLLDPEENRDAIIILNGERAKLMADNGKYEEAIAFFTHSFSQRDLLADTNMKIDVSAKMAEFYYKAGRLEEALGLLNGILGEKHRPSPSLAYAFHVRGQIYRALDRNKESVEDISCAADIYQKVKYHKDMAQALEDLDEVLHDLFDEELVSCMR, encoded by the coding sequence GTGTCTCTGGGCGCTTATGTGAAAGCCCTGCGAAGGCAAAAACACTGGACACAGTCTGAACTTGCCAAAGATATTACGACAAAAAGCATGGTCTCTCAGTTGGAGCTCGGTAAGGCAAGGCCTTCCATGCGTGTGATCATTCAGCTTCTCGCTCGCTTGGAAGCTGATATGGTTACCGCCGTAGAACAGGATGCGACGACCATTGATGAATGGAAACAATGGGCTACCGCGTTGCTAGAAGAGCATCAACATGACGAGGCCATGCGTGTGATTGAACGGTTGTTGCAAAAAGATATCACGCACGAGGAACGTATCGAATGGCTGCTCAAATTCTCTCTAGCCGCTTTGAGACAACGCAAGGGGGATCTCGTGATCAGAGTTCTTTCACCGCTTGAAGGGGAATTGGAAGAAAAAAGGTTCTCTGATCCCATCCTGACACTCTATCATTATCTTGGTTACGCATATATATACCAAGGGGACACGATGATGTCCTATCATTATTTTGATCGTTGTGAGCAAGGACTGCAAACGGTGGGCAATCATTCCGATCCTTTGATTCAACTTCGCACATGCATCAATCTCGGATATGTTTTGATGCAATTGCAAAGGTACGAAGAAGCAAAACAACGGTTTCTAAGGGCGGATTTGGCATGGAATCAGCAGATCCCTATTAAATGGAAGGGATTTCTCTATCATCATCTGGCGATTTGTGCCAGGCGTCTCGGTGAGCAGGAAGAGGCGAAGAAGTACTTGGATGAAGCATCAAGATGGTATCTGCTGGATCCGGAAGAAAATCGTGATGCAATCATCATTTTGAATGGGGAAAGAGCGAAGCTAATGGCTGATAATGGGAAGTACGAGGAAGCGATCGCTTTCTTTACTCATTCGTTTTCGCAAAGGGATTTATTGGCGGATACGAACATGAAGATTGACGTAAGTGCGAAGATGGCGGAGTTTTATTATAAAGCGGGGCGTTTGGAAGAAGCCTTGGGGTTGCTAAACGGAATTCTTGGGGAGAAACACCGGCCATCTCCTTCACTTGCTTATGCCTTTCACGTACGCGGTCAAATTTACCGAGCATTGGACAGGAATAAAGAGTCGGTCGAAGATATCAGCTGCGCTGCCGATATCTATCAAAAAGTTAAATATCATAAAGATATGGCACAAGCGCTAGAAGATTTGGATGAGGTTCTGCATGATTTGTTCGATGAGGAGTTGGTTTCATGCATGCGTTAG
- a CDS encoding CobW family GTP-binding protein, translating to MHALDKRIPVTIVTGFLGSGKTTLLNRILQENQGLRIAVIVNEFGEISIDHELVIGAKEEIVELANGCVCCSVRGDLEDAVKNVLERTPVPEYIIVETTGLADPRPVAQTFLLDDISEQVKLDAIVTVVDAEQFGRHLQTSGTTIDQIIAADILLLNKTDLVNDTQLDKIEREILDLNPASRILRTSHAKADLRLLLDVGVFQLERMQTQHHHDGKCHDPHCTHENHHSRLQDEEISSVSFRAARPFDYEKLSGFMENLPTTIFRGKGILWIDGYDEKLIFHLVGDRSQAVAADPWKEDEVRENRLVFIGKRLDSERIREQLESCLV from the coding sequence ATGCATGCGTTAGATAAACGCATACCTGTAACGATCGTAACGGGGTTTCTGGGAAGCGGCAAGACGACCTTGTTAAATCGCATTTTGCAAGAGAATCAGGGGCTTCGCATCGCGGTGATCGTAAATGAGTTCGGAGAGATCTCTATCGATCATGAACTCGTCATCGGCGCGAAGGAGGAAATTGTCGAACTTGCCAACGGTTGCGTCTGTTGTTCCGTACGCGGGGATTTGGAAGATGCGGTGAAGAATGTGCTTGAACGTACTCCTGTTCCCGAATATATCATCGTGGAGACAACCGGTTTGGCAGATCCCCGTCCAGTCGCACAGACTTTTCTTTTAGATGATATCAGTGAACAGGTCAAATTGGACGCGATCGTGACGGTTGTAGATGCGGAACAATTTGGGAGACATCTACAGACGAGCGGGACGACGATCGATCAGATCATAGCCGCAGATATTTTGCTATTGAATAAGACCGATCTAGTAAATGATACGCAGCTTGATAAAATAGAACGAGAGATTCTTGATCTCAATCCCGCTTCCCGAATTTTGCGCACATCACATGCGAAAGCGGATTTGCGTTTGCTGCTCGACGTCGGTGTGTTTCAATTGGAACGCATGCAAACCCAACATCATCATGACGGGAAATGTCATGATCCGCATTGTACACATGAAAACCATCATTCCCGCCTGCAGGATGAGGAGATTTCCTCCGTGTCTTTTCGTGCGGCTCGTCCGTTTGATTATGAAAAGTTGAGCGGATTTATGGAAAATCTGCCCACCACGATCTTTCGCGGCAAAGGAATCCTCTGGATCGACGGGTACGATGAAAAATTAATTTTTCATCTCGTAGGGGATAGAAGCCAGGCGGTTGCAGCCGATCCTTGGAAAGAAGATGAAGTTCGTGAAAATCGTCTGGTTTTTATAGGTAAGCGATTGGATTCCGAACGGATTCGGGAGCAGTTGGAATCCTGTCTGGTTTAA
- the ruvA gene encoding Holliday junction branch migration protein RuvA produces MIAFLEGTVAYTELDQIIVNVGGVGYRVYVTTPFACRLQEGEHVRVHTHQHVREDAIVLYGFATHEERELFVRLQSVSGVGPKAALSIIGAGSLPMVCAAIQGEDVQFLMKVPGIGKKTAQRLIIDLKDKLDDIHRHEPVYHPHSRDNNSPSLSGEGELFAALVALGYTEKEAQGAVRSLAHEIEQGVPVESLIKLALRVLART; encoded by the coding sequence ATGATCGCTTTTCTGGAAGGAACGGTTGCGTATACCGAACTTGATCAAATCATCGTAAACGTGGGCGGAGTAGGATATCGTGTCTATGTCACAACCCCATTCGCATGCCGCCTACAGGAAGGTGAGCATGTTCGCGTTCATACGCACCAACATGTACGGGAAGACGCGATTGTACTTTACGGATTTGCAACCCATGAAGAACGTGAGTTGTTTGTGCGTTTACAAAGTGTCTCCGGAGTGGGTCCTAAAGCAGCCCTGTCGATTATTGGAGCCGGATCGCTCCCGATGGTGTGTGCGGCCATACAAGGGGAAGATGTTCAGTTTCTTATGAAAGTGCCAGGCATTGGAAAGAAGACGGCGCAACGTCTGATTATCGATTTAAAAGATAAGCTTGATGATATACATAGACATGAACCTGTTTATCATCCGCATTCGCGAGATAATAACTCTCCTTCTCTATCAGGTGAAGGAGAGTTGTTTGCCGCACTAGTAGCATTAGGCTATACTGAGAAAGAAGCGCAAGGGGCCGTTCGCTCTCTTGCCCATGAGATCGAGCAAGGGGTGCCTGTTGAATCGTTGATAAAACTTGCTCTTCGAGTCTTAGCTCGAACATAA
- the sigI gene encoding RNA polymerase sigma factor SigI, with protein MGFIPFRRKQDDEICDLQKKLERIRAGDTKVRNQLLQEYIPFIAKSASQATGRYIRRGEDDEFSVALSAFNEAIDHFDLKRGTSFLSFADTVIKRRLIDFYRSKSAKDRDVPFTEFEVEDDEDNIINYVEVQKSMEAHAVKLEEEQRREEIERYMELLSAFNITLEELVELSPKHVDARQNAMEVARIIAEREELRTYLYEKKSLPLKQLMQYVSVSRKTIERQRKYIIAITLILTNDLNMLQEYIL; from the coding sequence GTGGGATTCATACCGTTCCGTCGCAAACAGGATGACGAGATATGCGACCTGCAAAAAAAGTTGGAACGCATTCGGGCAGGAGACACCAAAGTGCGTAACCAACTTTTGCAAGAATATATTCCTTTTATCGCAAAAAGCGCATCTCAGGCGACAGGACGTTATATTCGCCGTGGTGAAGATGATGAATTTAGTGTAGCATTGTCGGCTTTCAATGAAGCGATCGATCACTTTGATCTCAAGCGCGGCACCAGTTTTCTCAGTTTCGCGGACACCGTGATCAAAAGACGATTGATCGATTTTTACCGTTCAAAATCGGCGAAAGATCGAGATGTTCCTTTCACGGAGTTTGAAGTGGAAGATGATGAAGACAACATTATTAATTATGTAGAAGTGCAAAAATCGATGGAAGCGCATGCCGTAAAGCTTGAAGAAGAGCAAAGGCGCGAAGAAATCGAGAGATATATGGAGTTGCTTTCCGCATTCAATATCACTTTGGAGGAACTGGTGGAACTTTCGCCGAAACACGTCGATGCGCGGCAGAACGCCATGGAAGTCGCACGAATCATTGCGGAACGTGAAGAGTTACGAACCTATCTTTATGAAAAGAAATCTCTTCCCCTTAAACAACTGATGCAATATGTATCGGTTTCGCGAAAGACAATCGAGCGCCAACGAAAATATATCATCGCGATTACTTTGATATTGACAAACGATTTGAATATGTTACAAGAATACATTCTGTGA